AGTTGATAGCGATTGCGCATCAGGTCTTCGTCGCGATAGAGCGTTTCACATATCCCGGTCAGGTCTCCCCACGGTATCTTCGCGAACACCGTCAGCCCGTACCCGCGCGGCGAGTGGAGGAGACGAATGCCCTGCGCCTTGGCGATGGCGAGCTCGACGTATCTCGCCTTCAACTCGTCCCAGATGACTTTGTAGACAACAGCGGGCCGAGGCGAGGAATCGATGTAGTAACCGCAGATCAGGTAGTCGCAACGTTCGAGGTCGTAGAACCAGCCCATGTTTTTCGTGGGCACATCTTGGATAAGCTCAACCAGGCACCCATCCCACAAGGTGGAGTAGGCTTTCTCATCAACACAGTATGTCGCCTCGGGGAGTACGAGCCGCTTGTCCCCGTCCGTTCTTTGCGAATCGCGATCGGCGATCTTCTCTATCCTGGCCCTCGGCCATCGCGAGGGATAGATGTACTCGTCGGCGAACTCTGAAAACCTGTCAGCCAGAGCCCACTCGCGCTCGTTCCTGCTCATGACTCGTTCCCCCAGGCATCCCAGTGGGCAGGAAGACTTCCTCGCGCGAACAGCTCGATGCGTCGGCCGTTCGGGTACATGCGGTCGATCAGCTCGCGGAAATATGGGGGTTTTACGGAGTGGTCCGTGCGCTCAATGCTTACAACGCTGTCATGGAGCTGCTTATTGTCCGGCAAGCACGAGCCGCGGGTACATATGAGCAGGAACTCGTGCCGAACGCTGTTGTAGTACCCGACGTTGTGCTTGATTTTGTCCCACACGAAAAGCGACTTGTAGGCAAAACCCCACGCACGTATCAGGTCCAGAGCGAACGGAAGGCGCGGCGAGGTCGCCCAACAGAACAGCACCGCATCATCATCGGCGATGCTTTCCACCTCGAGGGCCAGCAGCTCCTCGTCCGCCATGACGGGATAGTGGTTTTGTAGTGTGGTGTCTTGCTCTTCGGTGCTGTGCTGAGCGTTGCCATACTGCCATGGCGGGTCAGCATAGAGGACGCGGAATTTGTGATCTGGCAGGTCGGGCGTTTCTGATGGTTCGGTGAACCTGTCGATCTCTCGGGCGATCCGCATCGCGCCGGCGGTCGTAACCTCGTCAGCAACCGACAGGAACTCCTCGAACTTCTCATCGGGTATGCTTGCGATCTTCTGGCACCTGGCTGCGACGCGCTTGTCGATCCCCTGCTCGGAGTAT
This region of bacterium genomic DNA includes:
- a CDS encoding MT-A70 family methyltransferase, with protein sequence MAASRKAAVGREVDALIRVSEGTRMLTEAKSAFEAIKIAEAAEAYRYAMKVAGASDEAQRQAAELKLRAERRAGELLRKSEKATGARQPGTARGTTRSEDATASYSEQGIDKRVAARCQKIASIPDEKFEEFLSVADEVTTAGAMRIAREIDRFTEPSETPDLPDHKFRVLYADPPWQYGNAQHSTEEQDTTLQNHYPVMADEELLALEVESIADDDAVLFCWATSPRLPFALDLIRAWGFAYKSLFVWDKIKHNVGYYNSVRHEFLLICTRGSCLPDNKQLHDSVVSIERTDHSVKPPYFRELIDRMYPNGRRIELFARGSLPAHWDAWGNES